A genomic region of Palaemon carinicauda isolate YSFRI2023 chromosome 11, ASM3689809v2, whole genome shotgun sequence contains the following coding sequences:
- the LOC137649223 gene encoding uncharacterized protein, which produces MRASRYKSQHDVAFPPFKEFTSFIREMSRIKNDPGLDLESNVTSSAKGTLLRSVPQFNTKINVRKTAVDQKPESSREEKNVCILHKTKHLLNECRGFRMKSIEERKKLLKENNVCYKCCESTTHISRNCNAKISCKECGSKQHATALHITGGKLSKDIPQAAHGGEHAEMAETKTTSINSSCTEICKDYYGGKSCAKILPVKVFHKDSPDKVVRMYAIIDDQSNRSLASPDFFNLFNVWDKPVNYTLSTCSGRVVTSGRRGRSFVIESIQGDTRLDLPTLIECDHIPNNRDEIPTPEVAMHYPHLMDIRDNIPPIDDNCQILLLIGRDLIEAHHVIDQRFGSQRAPYAQQLKLGWVIIGETCINKQHIPIELNIKLTNILPNGQPSMFEPCINNFDIKENYSDPIKQDTHSSIFEKTKNDDKPAMSYEDKMFLKQMDNEFVRDASGSWVAPLPFRVPRQSLPNNRQQALQRAMLLDASLRRNPVKQEHFLTFMSKIFDNNHAELAPPLKDHEECWYLPLFGVYHPKKPDQIRGVFDSSAKCHGVSLNSVLLTGLNLTIDLLGVLIRFRKEMVAVTADIQHMFHCFLVREDHPNYLRFLWHKDNDIDNDLVEYRLRVHVFGNSTSPAVATLGLRKTAQASGRDFGNRVTQFVSRNFYVDDGLTSCGTKEEAINLIKDT; this is translated from the coding sequence ATGAGAGCTTCCAGGTATAAATCACAGCACGATGTTGCCTTTCCTCCCTTCAAGGAATTTACTTCCTTTATCAGAGAAATGAGTCGGATAAAGAACGACCCGGGACTCGACCTTGAGTCAAACGTTACATCATCAGCAAAGGGGACCTTGCTACGGAGTGTACCTCAGTTCAATACCAAGATAAACGTCCGTAAGACAGCAGTTGACCAAAAACCTGAAAGTTCTAGAGAAGAAAAGAACGTATGCATTCTTCACAAAACTAAACACCTATTGAATGAATGTCGTGGGTTCAGAATGAAGTCTATAGAAGAACGCAAAAAACTATTGAAGGAAAATAATGTATGCTACAAGTGCTGCGAATCAACCACACATATAAGCCGAAACTGCAATGCCAAGATATCTTGCAAGGAATGTGGAAGCAAACAGCATGCTACAGCACTACATATTACTGGAGGGAAATTATCAAAGGACATTCCCCAAGCAGCTCACGGCGGGGAGCATGCTGAAATGGCTGAAACTAAGACAACTTCAATCAACTCTTCTTGCACAGAgatctgcaaggattattatggCGGTAAATCATGTGCAAAAATACTCCCAGTGAAGGTGTTCCACAAGGACAGTCCAGACAAGGTTGTGCGAATGTATGCCATTATTGATGACCAAAGTAATCGGTCTCTCGCCTCACCCGACTTCTTCAATCTATTCAACGTATGGGACAAGCCAGTAAACTACACTCTATCGACATGCTCTGGCAGAGTAGTTACTTCAGGCAGAAGAGGGAGAAGCTTCGTCATAGAATCGATACAGGGTGACACGAGATTAGATCTGCCAACCTTAATAGAATGTGATCACATTCCCAACAATCGAGATGAAATTCCTACACCGGAAGTCGCAATGCATTATCCTCACTTGATGGATATCAGAGACAACATCCCACCTATTGATGATAACTGTCAAATTCTACTTTTAATTGGAAGAGATCTTATAGAGGCACACCATGTGATTGATCAGCGCTTTGGTTCGCAAAGGGCTCCATATGCTCAGCAGCTAAAACTTGGATGGGTGATTATAGGAGAAACTTGTATCAACAAGCAACACATCCCAATTGAACTTAATATCAAATTAACCAACATCTTACCAAATGGTCAGCCATCAATGTTTGAACCATGTATCAACAATTTTGATATCAAAGAAAACTACTCGGATCCCATAAAACAGGATACGCATTCGTCTATATTTGAGAAAACAAAGAATGACGACAAGCCAGCAATGTCTTACGAGGACAAAATGTTCCTAAAGCAAATGGACAATGAATTTGTGAGAGACGCCAGCGGAAGTTGGGTAGCACCGTTACCGTTCCGTGTACCACGCCAGTCTTTGCCAAACAACAGACAGCAAGCTCTTCAACGGGCCATGCTATTAGATGCCAGTCTGCGAAGAAACCCGGTAAAACAGGAACACTTTCTCACATTCATGAGTAAGATTTTCGACAATAACCACGCAGAGCTTGCTCCACCACTCAAAGATCACGAAGAGTGCTGGTACTTACCATTATTTGGTGTCTACCATCCTAAGAAACCTGACCAGATCAGAGGTGTGTTTGATTCCTCTGCTAAATGTCATGGAGTATCGCTTAACAGTGTTTTGCTGACTGGCCTAAACCTAACCATCGATCTTTTAGGAGTGCTTATACGTTTCCGCAAAGAAATGGTGGCAGTAACAGCTGATATCCAGCACATGTTTCACTGTTTCCTAGTAAGAGAAGACCACCCCAACTATCTGCGATTCCTGTGGCATAAAGATAATGACATTGACAATGACCTTGTTGAATACCGCCTGAGAGTTCATGTGTTCGGAAATAGTACGTCACCAGCCGTTGCCACGCTCGGACTGAGGAAAACTGCTCAGGCATCAGGAAGAGATTTCGGCAACCGGGTAACGCAATTTGTGTCAAGAAACTTTTATGTAGACGATGGCCTTACATCATGCGGTACGAAAGAGGAAGCTATCAATCTCATAAAAGACACATAA
- the LOC137649222 gene encoding uncharacterized protein: protein MYGNLRLHKIASNSEEVMKAFPANDLASNLKDLDLEADSKPLQNSLGLSWDPQELEKLRIPRTYVPYLSETVSKELHVFSDASEKAIAAVAYLRTTDISGIPSLGFVLGKAKVAPTGGHTIPRLELCAAVLAIEIAQYITDNLDISIETVKYHTDSKVVLGYINNETRRFYTYVANRVERIRRFSDSSQWNYVPTHHNPADSATRSFEAHEIHNSEWLFGPKHLTLQQEEASETKFQLVDPDSDKEVRINVDIKKTCATLAHNIGIDRFLHFSTWDSLVRGVAFLKRFCRSHRAVETPSLTSVDSYINAENFIIRSVQSEVYRVEMDCLQQNEPVPKCSQIANLNPFLDEQGILRVGGRIVNSDLSLKEKKPIIVPGRHHIAMLLVRHYHGKVRHQGRHFTDGAVRSAGFWIVGGKRLISSFIHKCVTCRKLRGKTECQIMSDLPEDRLEPSPPFTNVGVDAFGPWTIVSRRTRGGYANSKRWAILFSCLLTRAVHIELIEEISSSSFINAVRRFISLRGQVKIFRSDRGTNFIGAVDKLRIDSINVEDGPFRKFLYNSGTTWIFNPPHSSHMGGAWERMIGITRRILDSMLLNHTGKSLTHDILNTFLTEVSAIINSRPLVPVSTDPENSLILTPTMLLTQKTDYIFTSDQLGDFNERDLHLVEWKRVQDLASIFWSRWRKEYLPLLQQR, encoded by the exons ATGTATGGGAACCTAAGGCTTCACAAAATTGCCTCAAATTCTGAGGAAGTCATGAAAGCCTTTCCAGCCAACGATCTGGCATCAAACCTGAAGGACTTAGACCTAGAGGCCGACAGTAAACCTTTACAAAATAGTCTAGGATTAAGCTGGGAT CCACAGGAACTTGAAAAGCTACGCATACCGCGTACTTATGTGCCTTACCTCAGTGAAACTGTCTCCAAGGAGCTTCATGTCTTCTCTGATGCATCCGAAAAGGCCATAGCAGCTGTTGCATACCTCCGTACAACCGACATCAGTGGTATACCCAGTTTGGGTTTTGTTCTCGGGAAAGCAAAGGTTGCACCGACTGGTGGCCATACCATTCCACGTCTGGAATTATGTGCAGCTGTGTTAGCTATAGAAATTGCACAGTACATTACAGATAACCTAGATATAAGCATAGAAACAGTCAAGTACCACACAGACAGTAAAGTTGTCTTAGGCTATATCAACAATGAAACCAGGAGATTTTACACTTACGTAGCAAACAGAGTGGAGCGTATCAGAAGATTCTCTGATTCTAGCCAGTGGAACTACGTGCCAACGCACCATAACCCAGCTGATTCAGCAACTAGATCCTTTGAAGCTCATGAAATTCACAATAGCGAATGGTTATTTGGACCAAAGCATCTTACTTTGCAACAGGAGGAAGCTTCTGAGACTAAGTTTCAGCTTGTCGATCCAGACAGTGACAAGGAAGTTCGCATAAATGTGGACATAAAGAAGACATGTGCTACACTTGCTCACAATATAGGAATAGACAGATTCCTACATTTCTCTACTTGGGACTCACTTGTACGAGGAGTTGCCTTTTTAAAACGGTTCTGCCGTTCACACAGGGCAGTAGAGACACCGTCTTTAACTTCAGTGGACAGTTATATCAACGCTGAAAACTTCATCATAAGGTCAGTACAATCGGAAGTTTACCGAGTGGAAATGGACTGTCTTCAGCAAAATGAACCGGTACCAAAGTGCAGTCAGATAGCCAACCTCAATCCATTCTTGGACGAACAAGGGATACTACGAGTAGGAGGCCGAATAGTCAATTCTGACTTGAGTTTGAAAGAAAAGAAACCCATAATTGTACCTGGACGTCATCATATAGCAATGCTGTTAGTCAGACACTACCACGGTAAAGTCAGACATCAGGGCAGACACTTCACTGATGGAGCAGTTAGATCCGCTGGATTCTGGATTGTTGGAGGGAAACGTTTGATTTCATCATTCATTCACAAGTGTGTGACATGTCGTAAGCTAAGAGGAAAGACGGAGTGTCAAATCATGTCTGATTTACCAGAGGATCGTCTTGAGCCATCACCTCCATTTACAAATGTAGGAGTAGATGCCTTTGGACCATGGACAATAGTTTCACGTAGAACTCGCGGTGGATATGCTAACTCCAAGCGTTGGGCTATACTTTTTTCTTGCCTATTAACCAGAGCTGTTCATATCGAGCTTATTGAAGAAATTAGCTCCTCGTCTTTTATTAACGCCGTGAGACGATTTATATCTCTAAGAGGTCAAGTGAAAATATTCCGGTCCGACCGTGGAACTAATTTTATTGGTGCAGTCGACAAGCTGAGAATAGACTCTATTAACGTAGAGGATGGACCTTTCAGGAAATTCTTGTACAATTCAGGAACTACTTGGATCTTTAATCCACCCCATTCCTCTCACATGGGAGGAGCATGGGAAAGGATGATTGGCATCACCAGGAGGATACTAGACTCCATGTTGTTAAACCATACCGGAAAAAGCCTAACACATGATATACTAAACACGTTCCTGACAGAAGTGTCGGCGATAATTAACTCCAGGCCTCTAGTACCTGTGTCAACAGATCCAGAAAACTCATTAATCTTAACACCAACTATGTTATTAACTCAGAAGACAGATTATATCTTCACATCGGATCAATTAGGAGACTTCAATGAAAGAGACTTGCATCTTGTAGAGTGGAAACGTGTGCAAGATTTAGCCAGTATCTTTTGGTCTCGTTGGAGAAAGGAGTATTTACCGTTATTACAGCAACGTTAG